The Thiorhodovibrio litoralis genome includes a window with the following:
- a CDS encoding exopolyphosphatase — translation MPQQPFRLVTRSDFDGLVCAVLLKHLNLIDDIKFVHPKDMQDGKIEITDQDITTNLPYVEGVNLAFDHHLSETLRNEKRENHIIDPDAPSAARVVWRHYGGHDAFPREWDEMMAAVDKGDAAKFDQEEVLNPTGWVLLNFLMDARTGLGRFREFRISNYALMMDLIDYCKNHGIDDILKLPDVKERVDLYFEQEPKFKEQIQRCASVHGNLVVLDLRGEETIWAGNRFMIYALYPQCNISIHVMWGLKQQNTVMATGKSIFDRGSKTNVGELMLEHGGGGHQAAGTCQIDNDRAEAVLQELIARINADG, via the coding sequence ATGCCCCAACAGCCATTTCGACTTGTCACCCGCAGCGATTTCGACGGTCTGGTCTGCGCGGTCTTGCTCAAGCATCTGAACTTGATCGACGACATCAAGTTCGTCCATCCCAAGGACATGCAGGACGGCAAGATCGAGATCACCGACCAGGACATCACCACCAACCTGCCCTACGTCGAGGGCGTGAATCTCGCGTTCGACCATCACCTGTCCGAGACGCTACGCAATGAGAAGCGCGAGAATCACATCATCGACCCGGACGCACCCTCAGCCGCGCGCGTGGTGTGGCGCCATTATGGCGGGCATGACGCCTTTCCGCGCGAATGGGACGAGATGATGGCGGCGGTGGACAAGGGCGACGCGGCCAAGTTCGACCAGGAGGAGGTGCTGAATCCCACCGGTTGGGTGCTGCTGAATTTCCTGATGGACGCGCGCACCGGGCTCGGGCGCTTCCGGGAGTTCCGCATTTCCAACTACGCGCTGATGATGGACCTGATCGACTACTGCAAGAACCACGGCATCGACGACATCCTGAAGCTGCCGGACGTGAAGGAGCGGGTCGATCTTTACTTCGAGCAGGAGCCGAAATTCAAGGAGCAGATTCAGCGCTGCGCCAGCGTCCACGGCAATCTGGTGGTGCTCGACCTGCGCGGCGAGGAAACCATCTGGGCCGGCAATCGGTTCATGATTTACGCGCTCTACCCTCAGTGCAACATCTCGATTCACGTGATGTGGGGTCTCAAACAGCAGAACACCGTGATGGCTACCGGCAAGTCGATCTTCGACCGCGGCTCCAAGACCAATGTCGGGGAGCTGATGCTGGAACACGGCGGCGGCGGCCATCAGGCTGCGGGAACCTGTCAGATCGACAACGACCGCGCGGAAGCGGTCTTGCAGGAGCTGATCGCTCGCATCAACGCCGACGGCTGA
- a CDS encoding YbjN domain-containing protein codes for MKNHAFRAVLRAVFLTVAFVTPAVAADSPTIIDANSVDAILSLAKGFGEVELDTDSLGNPLIIGRTNGIKYGIYFHGCEEGKECKDIQFISGWSGVKLSLETINEWNRTQRFCKALIDQEGDPGLRFPVNIRYGVTSENMEDTMDWWAVIVKKFKKFMDENH; via the coding sequence ATGAAAAATCATGCGTTTAGAGCTGTTCTGCGAGCAGTCTTTCTAACGGTGGCTTTTGTGACGCCGGCAGTTGCGGCTGATTCACCTACCATAATTGACGCAAATAGCGTGGATGCCATTCTAAGTCTTGCCAAGGGCTTCGGTGAAGTTGAGTTGGACACTGATAGCCTTGGAAACCCACTGATTATCGGTCGGACTAACGGCATCAAATACGGGATTTACTTTCACGGCTGCGAGGAAGGAAAAGAATGTAAAGATATACAGTTTATATCTGGCTGGTCAGGTGTGAAGTTGTCGCTGGAGACGATCAACGAATGGAATCGAACTCAACGCTTTTGCAAGGCATTAATCGATCAGGAGGGAGATCCTGGGCTCAGGTTTCCGGTGAATATTCGCTACGGTGTCACCTCTGAGAATATGGAAGATACCATGGATTGGTGGGCGGTAATCGTCAAGAAGTTTAAAAAATTCATGGACGAAAATCACTAG
- a CDS encoding ABC transporter ATP-binding protein, with translation MVIDIQNLEFRWHPLDAPVLRIPTLQVTAGEHLFVRGPSGSGKSTLLGLLAGVSTAETGSVRVLDGALERLGQVERDHFRADHIGYIFQMFNLIPFLSVIDNVLLPCRFSRRRRERALQASGSLTGEARRLLAHLDLDHPELLGRAVTTLSVGQQQRVAAARALMGAPELVIADEPTSALDAHRRESFIELLFDECRRTGATLVFVSHDAGLEPLFDRSFALDERQPGGAVPMAGEPGEPGR, from the coding sequence TTGGTCATTGATATTCAGAATCTCGAATTCCGCTGGCACCCGCTCGATGCTCCGGTGCTGCGGATTCCGACGCTGCAGGTGACTGCTGGCGAGCATCTTTTCGTGCGCGGGCCAAGCGGCAGCGGCAAGAGCACGCTGCTGGGGCTGCTCGCCGGGGTGAGCACGGCGGAGACTGGCTCGGTGCGAGTGCTCGACGGTGCGCTCGAGCGGCTCGGGCAGGTTGAGCGCGACCATTTTCGCGCCGACCATATCGGCTACATCTTTCAGATGTTCAATCTGATTCCCTTTCTGTCGGTCATCGACAATGTGCTGCTGCCTTGTCGCTTCTCACGCCGGCGCCGGGAGCGGGCGCTGCAGGCGTCCGGCAGCTTGACGGGCGAGGCACGGCGCCTGCTCGCGCATCTTGACCTGGACCATCCTGAATTGCTCGGCCGCGCGGTCACCACCCTGAGCGTAGGTCAGCAGCAGCGGGTCGCGGCGGCGCGTGCGCTGATGGGCGCGCCCGAGTTGGTGATCGCCGATGAGCCGACCTCGGCACTGGACGCGCATCGGCGTGAGTCCTTCATCGAGTTGCTGTTCGATGAATGCCGTCGCACCGGCGCGACTCTGGTGTTTGTCAGCCACGATGCCGGACTCGAGCCCTTGTTCGATCGCAGCTTTGCGCTGGATGAGCGCCAACCGGGTGGCGCGGTACCAATGGCCGGTGAGCCAGGTGAGCCAGGTCGCTGA
- a CDS encoding IS630 family transposase (programmed frameshift): MAKKYVVRLSDEERGLLEDLVSKGQAAAQKIKHANVLLKVDAEGANWSDAQAAEAFGCAPRTVFSIRERFVEQGFEAALSRKQRERPSCEPLLDGEKQARLVQIACSEPPPGYARWTLNLLAGKLVELDVVESISAPTVMRAPKKNALQPHRRKCWVIPPGEDAAFVAQMEDVLEVYRRPYDPKKPVVCIDEQPTQLIAETRQPLPMQPGQPERYDYEYERAGTAVNFMITEPLGQWRKVSVRETKTAIDLAQEIKTLLDVDYPDAEKVVIVWDNLNTHTPASLYKAFPPEEARRLIERLEIHYTPKHGSWLDIAEIELSVMTKQCLDRRIGDIETLRRETAAWAEQRNEAQIGVDWQFTNDKARVKLKHLYPQVKLK, encoded by the exons ATGGCAAAGAAATATGTAGTCCGTCTCAGCGATGAAGAGCGTGGTTTGTTGGAAGACCTGGTGAGCAAAGGGCAAGCGGCGGCGCAGAAGATCAAACATGCGAATGTATTGCTCAAGGTCGATGCCGAAGGTGCGAATTGGAGCGATGCACAAGCCGCTGAGGCGTTCGGTTGCGCGCCGCGCACGGTCTTCAGCATTCGCGAGCGGTTCGTCGAACAAGGATTTGAAGCGGCGCTTTCACGCAAGCAACGTGAGCGCCCGAGCTGCGAGCCCCTGCTCGATGGGGAAAAGCAGGCGCGGTTGGTGCAAATTGCCTGTAGCGAGCCGCCTCCCGGATACGCGCGCTGGACGTTGAATTTACTCGCGGGGAAGTTGGTGGAACTGGATGTCGTTGAGAGCATCTCGGCACCCACGGTGATGCGCGCAC CTAAAAAAAACGCACTCCAACCGCATCGGCGCAAGTGCTGGGTGATTCCCCCCGGGGAAGACGCCGCCTTTGTGGCGCAAATGGAAGATGTCCTGGAGGTCTACCGCCGCCCCTACGACCCCAAGAAGCCAGTTGTCTGCATTGATGAACAACCGACCCAGTTGATTGCCGAGACACGCCAGCCCCTGCCGATGCAACCGGGCCAACCCGAACGCTACGATTATGAATATGAGCGCGCCGGTACGGCGGTGAACTTCATGATCACAGAACCCTTGGGGCAATGGCGCAAAGTCAGTGTGCGCGAAACCAAAACCGCGATCGATTTAGCCCAAGAAATCAAGACATTGCTGGACGTGGACTATCCCGACGCCGAGAAAGTCGTTATCGTCTGGGACAACCTCAATACGCATACGCCCGCCTCTCTGTACAAAGCCTTCCCACCTGAGGAAGCGCGGCGGTTGATCGAGCGCTTGGAAATCCACTACACCCCAAAGCACGGCAGCTGGTTGGACATTGCCGAAATCGAACTCAGTGTCATGACCAAGCAGTGCCTAGACCGCCGCATCGGCGATATCGAAACGCTTCGCCGCGAAACCGCCGCCTGGGCAGAACAACGCAACGAGGCCCAAATCGGCGTCGACTGGCAATTCACCAACGACAAAGCGCGTGTGAAGTTGAAGCACTTATATCCGCAAGTTAAGCTGAAATGA
- a CDS encoding IS110 family RNA-guided transposase — protein sequence MELTPIFNSVVALDIHHAKITACALIADADGEVRVELKEFGGFKRDRRALAEWVASFAPEVVVMESTGIYWKSPYAALERVGIAALVVNARHVKQVPGRKTDIADAQWLAILARSGLLTGSFVPPQNLRELRLVSRQMQKFTGILAGEKNRLHKVLTDGGIRLSAVVSDIHGTSARAMIKGLLAGETPQQVLSYASKRLKATQEELLDALDGELSDTHRFVLREILTHIEELEARIEVFRHHLLSALQPHESLLHALQTIPGLDAPGAAMLLVEIGTDMDAFGSPEKLAAWAGVCPGNNESAGKRKSARARKGNPYVRRILCEAAHAASRTRCALAEKFKVLLVRRGRKRAIFALAHKILKIVFVLIHRGDYYRDATVNYEAISVERNAPRWIRMLRKYHYIPA from the coding sequence ATGGAACTGACACCGATCTTTAACAGCGTTGTGGCGTTGGATATTCATCATGCGAAGATCACCGCCTGTGCGTTGATTGCGGACGCCGATGGTGAGGTACGGGTTGAGTTGAAGGAGTTTGGCGGGTTCAAACGTGACCGCCGCGCCCTGGCCGAGTGGGTGGCCTCCTTCGCGCCCGAGGTGGTGGTCATGGAAAGCACCGGCATCTACTGGAAGAGCCCCTATGCGGCCCTGGAACGGGTGGGCATAGCCGCCTTGGTGGTCAATGCCCGTCATGTCAAACAGGTGCCTGGGCGCAAGACCGACATCGCCGATGCACAATGGTTGGCGATCCTCGCGCGCAGCGGGCTGCTCACGGGCAGCTTCGTGCCGCCGCAGAATCTGCGCGAACTGCGCTTGGTCTCGCGCCAGATGCAGAAATTCACCGGCATTCTGGCCGGGGAGAAGAACCGCTTGCACAAGGTGCTCACTGACGGGGGCATTCGCCTCTCGGCGGTGGTCAGTGACATCCACGGCACCTCGGCGCGGGCGATGATCAAGGGGCTGTTGGCCGGGGAGACGCCACAACAGGTCTTGAGCTACGCAAGCAAGCGGCTGAAGGCCACGCAAGAGGAATTGCTCGATGCGCTCGATGGGGAACTCAGCGACACCCATCGGTTTGTTCTACGGGAGATTCTCACCCACATCGAAGAGCTCGAAGCGCGCATCGAGGTGTTTCGACACCACTTGCTCAGCGCTCTGCAGCCCCATGAGTCGCTGCTGCATGCCTTGCAGACCATTCCCGGGCTCGACGCGCCCGGCGCGGCCATGCTGTTGGTGGAAATCGGCACCGACATGGACGCGTTCGGCTCTCCCGAGAAGCTCGCCGCCTGGGCGGGTGTTTGTCCAGGCAACAACGAATCGGCCGGCAAGCGCAAGAGCGCACGCGCGCGCAAGGGCAATCCCTATGTCCGACGGATTCTCTGCGAGGCCGCCCATGCGGCCAGCCGCACCCGCTGTGCGTTGGCTGAGAAGTTCAAGGTCTTGCTCGTTCGTCGTGGGCGAAAACGGGCGATCTTCGCGCTGGCCCACAAAATTTTGAAAATCGTCTTCGTGTTGATCCACCGTGGCGATTATTACCGGGATGCCACGGTCAACTACGAAGCCATCAGCGTTGAACGCAACGCACCGCGTTGGATTCGGATGCTCAGGAAGTACCACTACATTCCAGCCTGA
- a CDS encoding DUF2796 domain-containing protein: MSNDSRAGDDDAGHRYSSDAGHHGAHRQHDAHVHGIARLNLVLEVNELHMELLSPAANLVGFEHPPASAANQAALDNAVAALRDGDQLFRLNAAARCELQTVEIVSDLLKADSPVPAAPHVDVGKDHSHNDENHGHDGENYEHVASAHADIDARYQFACVKPQSLKSLDVVLFEVFPGTQELQVQFVINEHQGGETLTRADDVLRF; this comes from the coding sequence GTGTCCAATGATTCTCGAGCCGGAGATGATGATGCCGGCCATCGCTATTCAAGCGATGCAGGGCATCACGGCGCGCATCGCCAACACGATGCCCATGTCCATGGCATCGCTCGCTTGAACCTCGTGCTTGAGGTAAACGAACTGCACATGGAATTGCTCAGCCCCGCGGCCAATCTGGTCGGTTTCGAGCATCCGCCTGCGTCCGCGGCCAATCAGGCAGCGCTCGATAACGCCGTCGCTGCGTTGCGCGATGGCGACCAGCTGTTTCGACTGAATGCGGCTGCGCGCTGCGAGTTGCAGACGGTCGAGATCGTCTCGGATTTACTCAAAGCCGATTCTCCCGTGCCCGCCGCGCCTCACGTAGATGTCGGCAAGGACCACAGCCATAATGACGAGAATCACGGCCATGATGGCGAGAATTACGAACATGTCGCCAGCGCCCATGCCGACATTGACGCCCGCTACCAGTTTGCCTGCGTCAAGCCGCAATCGCTAAAGTCCCTCGATGTGGTGCTGTTCGAGGTCTTTCCCGGAACCCAAGAACTTCAGGTTCAATTTGTGATCAATGAACATCAAGGTGGCGAAACCCTGACTCGCGCAGACGACGTTCTCCGGTTCTGA
- a CDS encoding TMEM43 family protein, with translation MSENSYREVSSQSWGSRLVSSLTGMLVGIVLVAVAVGLLWWNEGRAVNRARALEEGLGQVVSVAADRVDAANQGLLVHLSGHADTDESLTDPVFGVTEQAIKLRRAVQMYQWREHSQSETREKLGGGTETVTTYTYNRGWESSLISSSNFKKPGGHANPGRMPYEDWSQTANNVEVGAFRLSRDQLASLSDFNPVDLNDATPGLTLPAGAELSGSEIYLGQNPGAPEIGDARIQFAVVTPQDISLVAVQKGNSFVPYQASNGNEVSLLESGTYSAQEMFQKAQDSNRQLTWILRLVGVVAMFIGFTLLFGTLRVLAAVVPMFGRLVGGAIGLVAGILTATISLVTVALAWIFYRPLLGGGMLVLGLALLFGLKRAGKAKAPAAPHMPAAAGSPPPPPPPPA, from the coding sequence ATGTCTGAAAATAGCTATAGAGAAGTCAGTTCGCAATCCTGGGGCAGCCGTCTGGTTAGCTCTTTAACCGGCATGCTTGTGGGTATCGTGCTGGTGGCAGTGGCCGTGGGGCTGCTGTGGTGGAACGAGGGGCGTGCGGTCAACCGTGCCCGCGCACTGGAGGAAGGTCTGGGGCAGGTCGTTTCGGTAGCCGCAGATCGGGTTGACGCGGCCAATCAGGGCTTGCTCGTGCATCTGTCAGGGCATGCCGACACCGACGAGAGCTTAACCGATCCGGTCTTTGGCGTGACGGAGCAGGCAATCAAGTTGCGCCGAGCGGTGCAGATGTACCAATGGCGCGAGCACAGTCAATCAGAAACGCGCGAAAAGTTAGGCGGTGGGACCGAGACAGTCACGACTTACACCTATAATCGCGGCTGGGAATCGAGCTTAATCAGTTCGAGCAACTTCAAAAAGCCCGGTGGACATGCCAATCCGGGGCGCATGCCTTATGAAGACTGGAGTCAGACAGCGAATAACGTGGAGGTTGGTGCCTTTCGGCTGTCGCGCGATCAACTGGCAAGTCTCAGTGACTTCAATCCTGTCGATCTGAACGACGCAACCCCGGGGCTGACTCTGCCAGCAGGCGCGGAGCTTTCGGGGTCGGAAATCTATCTTGGGCAAAATCCGGGCGCGCCCGAAATTGGCGATGCGCGGATTCAGTTTGCCGTTGTAACACCTCAAGATATCAGTCTGGTCGCTGTGCAGAAGGGAAACAGTTTCGTTCCCTATCAGGCGTCGAACGGCAATGAGGTGTCCTTGCTTGAATCTGGCACCTATTCCGCGCAGGAAATGTTCCAGAAGGCGCAGGATAGCAACCGGCAGCTAACCTGGATACTGCGGCTGGTGGGCGTGGTGGCGATGTTTATCGGCTTCACGCTGTTGTTCGGTACCCTGAGGGTTCTGGCGGCGGTGGTTCCCATGTTTGGGCGCCTGGTTGGCGGGGCAATTGGGCTGGTTGCAGGCATTCTGACCGCCACCATCTCCTTGGTCACGGTCGCCTTGGCCTGGATATTCTATCGACCCTTGCTCGGCGGCGGCATGCTGGTGCTGGGTTTGGCTCTTCTGTTTGGGCTCAAGCGTGCAGGCAAAGCGAAGGCACCGGCTGCTCCCCACATGCCAGCGGCAGCGGGAAGTCCACCGCCGCCTCCGCCGCCCCCAGCCTGA
- a CDS encoding ABC transporter permease: MPILILAWKSLLNRRVTALLTMLSIALSVTLLLGVERLRTEARASFASTISGTDLIVGARTGPVQLLLYSVFRIGDATNNISWRSYQDIAELPGVAWSVPLSLGDSHRGYRVLGTTQDYFERYHYGRDHPLAFAKGKPFSDLFDAVLGAEVATKLGYRVGDAIIVAHGAADVSFARHDDKPFRVSGILAPTGTPVDQTVHVSLEAIEAIHLGWEGGAPTPGQAISAQEARAADLTPETITAALIGLESKIATFQVQRAINTYPQEPLLAILPGVALSQLWSLIAMAENALRVVSAFVVLVGLVGMLTALLTSLNERRREMAILRSVGARPWHIFALIMGETGALMLLGMGSGLGLLYAMLLAAQPLLQSAFGISITLGAPPPGEWLLLASLLAAGVLVGAIPAYLAYRRSLIDGLSIRL; the protein is encoded by the coding sequence ATGCCAATCCTGATTCTGGCCTGGAAAAGTCTGCTCAATCGGCGCGTCACTGCCTTGCTGACCATGCTTTCGATCGCACTCAGCGTGACCCTGCTGCTCGGCGTCGAGCGCCTGCGCACCGAGGCCAGAGCGAGCTTTGCCAGCACCATCTCCGGCACCGACCTCATCGTCGGCGCACGCACCGGGCCGGTGCAGCTGCTGTTGTATTCGGTCTTTCGCATCGGCGATGCCACCAACAACATCTCCTGGCGCAGCTATCAAGACATCGCCGAGCTGCCGGGAGTGGCCTGGAGCGTGCCACTGTCACTGGGGGATTCGCATCGCGGTTACCGAGTGCTAGGCACGACTCAGGACTACTTTGAGCGCTATCACTATGGACGCGATCACCCGCTCGCCTTCGCAAAGGGGAAGCCTTTCAGCGATCTGTTCGACGCGGTGCTAGGCGCCGAGGTGGCCACCAAGCTCGGCTATCGTGTTGGGGATGCAATCATCGTCGCGCATGGGGCCGCAGATGTCAGTTTCGCGCGCCACGACGACAAGCCCTTTCGGGTTTCCGGCATCCTTGCACCAACCGGCACGCCCGTGGATCAGACCGTGCATGTCAGCCTGGAGGCGATCGAAGCGATACACCTCGGCTGGGAAGGCGGAGCGCCCACGCCGGGCCAGGCGATTTCGGCCCAAGAAGCCCGCGCTGCGGACCTGACGCCCGAAACTATCACCGCAGCCTTGATCGGGCTCGAGTCCAAGATCGCGACCTTTCAGGTACAGCGCGCCATCAACACCTACCCGCAAGAGCCCCTGCTGGCGATTCTCCCCGGTGTCGCCCTCAGTCAGCTGTGGTCGCTGATCGCTATGGCCGAGAACGCACTGCGGGTGGTTTCCGCCTTTGTTGTGCTGGTGGGTCTGGTCGGCATGCTGACGGCGCTGCTGACCAGCCTGAACGAGCGCCGCCGAGAAATGGCCATCCTGCGTTCCGTCGGCGCCCGTCCCTGGCACATCTTCGCCCTGATCATGGGCGAGACCGGCGCACTGATGCTACTCGGTATGGGGTCTGGCCTAGGCCTGCTCTACGCCATGCTGCTGGCGGCCCAACCCTTGCTGCAAAGCGCCTTCGGCATCTCCATCACCCTCGGCGCGCCGCCGCCCGGCGAATGGCTGCTACTGGCATCCCTGCTCGCAGCCGGCGTGCTAGTCGGCGCGATTCCCGCCTATCTCGCCTATCGCCGCTCGCTTATCGATGGCCTGTCCATCCGCTTATGA
- the recD2 gene encoding SF1B family DNA helicase RecD2 gives MVDRSETVALTGTVESIGFHNPESGFCVLRVRTRDDWEPAAVVGQALRVNVGEWVEARGRWVTDRRHGRQFKADELRLKPPGTRAGILRYLSSGLVEGIGPHLAKTLVRAFGEQVFDVIEHQPERLLELPGIGRKRQQRVVRAWREQHGVRDIMVFLQSHGVGTARAVRIYKTYGDQAIERVRENPYRLALDISGIGFQTADRLASCLGIARDAPVRIQAGVRHLLQQGAAGGHCAAWRDELTARASAWLGASAAAVDAALATELDAERLIKETVAGRELLFLTHLHRAELGVARHIRRLREGRLPWGILGGTLDVDQAWPWVEQRAGLMLAASQLEAIAAVLGNKVSIITGGPGVGKTTVVNALLLMLRAKRISIRLCAPTGRAAKRLAETTGQEAKTIHRLLEYDPRRQGFKHDASEPLDANLVVCDEASMVDVSLMHKLVQALPDHAALLLVGDVDQLPSVGPGAVLADLIASGAIATVRLREIFRQGQSSRIVLNAHRVNAGQLPEVPEPQPPDGDFFLIRCETPVQIGERLLRTVTERIPQRFGLDPLQDIQVLTPMNRGDLGTRALNASLQRALNGAAEPRVERFGWVFAPGDKVIQTVNNYDKEVFNGDIGRILSIDTDARDLRVAFDGRVLVYEFGELDELALAYAISVHKAQGSEYPAVVIPLSTQHFMMLRRNLLYTGMTRGKRLVVLIAQPQALSMAAEQTGEARLTRLAKRLTAKAPATPEDQFVEFSPPAQQSNPTGESGECVS, from the coding sequence ATGGTTGATCGGTCTGAGACGGTTGCGCTGACCGGCACCGTGGAGAGCATCGGGTTTCACAATCCCGAATCGGGCTTTTGCGTGCTGCGGGTGCGCACGCGCGATGATTGGGAGCCGGCAGCGGTGGTGGGGCAGGCGTTGCGGGTGAATGTCGGCGAGTGGGTCGAGGCGCGCGGGCGCTGGGTAACGGACAGGCGCCATGGCCGGCAGTTCAAAGCCGACGAGCTGCGGCTGAAGCCGCCCGGCACGCGCGCGGGCATTTTGCGCTATCTGAGTTCCGGGTTGGTTGAAGGGATCGGACCACACCTGGCCAAGACCCTGGTGCGGGCTTTCGGCGAGCAGGTGTTCGACGTCATCGAGCACCAGCCCGAGCGCCTGCTTGAGCTGCCGGGTATCGGGCGCAAGCGCCAGCAGCGGGTGGTCAGGGCCTGGCGCGAGCAGCATGGGGTGCGCGACATTATGGTCTTCTTGCAATCCCATGGCGTTGGCACGGCGCGCGCGGTGCGCATTTACAAGACCTATGGCGATCAGGCAATTGAACGGGTGCGAGAGAATCCCTATCGCCTCGCGCTCGACATCAGCGGCATTGGCTTTCAGACCGCCGATCGGCTTGCGAGTTGTTTAGGAATCGCGCGCGATGCGCCGGTGCGCATTCAGGCCGGGGTGCGGCATCTGTTGCAGCAGGGCGCCGCAGGCGGTCATTGTGCCGCCTGGCGCGATGAATTGACCGCTCGCGCATCGGCCTGGCTGGGCGCCAGCGCGGCGGCTGTCGATGCGGCACTCGCTACCGAACTGGACGCTGAGCGCCTGATCAAGGAGACGGTCGCTGGGCGCGAGCTTTTGTTCCTGACCCATCTGCACCGCGCCGAGCTGGGCGTGGCCCGCCATATCCGGCGCCTGCGCGAGGGGCGCCTGCCTTGGGGGATTCTGGGGGGAACCCTGGATGTCGATCAGGCCTGGCCCTGGGTGGAGCAGCGTGCGGGGCTCATGCTGGCGGCGTCACAGCTCGAGGCCATTGCTGCGGTGCTCGGAAACAAGGTCAGCATCATCACCGGCGGCCCTGGTGTCGGCAAGACCACGGTGGTCAATGCGCTGCTGCTGATGCTGCGCGCCAAGCGCATCAGCATTCGCCTGTGCGCGCCGACCGGCCGCGCAGCCAAGCGCCTGGCCGAGACGACCGGGCAGGAAGCCAAGACCATTCATCGCTTGTTGGAGTACGATCCGCGGCGTCAGGGCTTCAAGCACGACGCGAGCGAGCCGCTGGACGCCAACCTGGTCGTCTGCGATGAGGCCTCCATGGTGGATGTGAGCCTGATGCACAAGCTGGTGCAGGCGCTGCCTGATCATGCCGCGCTCTTGCTGGTGGGCGATGTCGATCAGCTGCCGTCGGTCGGCCCGGGTGCCGTGCTGGCCGATCTGATTGCCTCGGGCGCCATTGCGACGGTGCGCCTGCGCGAGATTTTTCGTCAGGGCCAAAGCTCGCGCATCGTGCTGAATGCGCATCGGGTGAATGCGGGCCAGCTGCCCGAGGTGCCCGAGCCTCAGCCGCCGGACGGAGATTTCTTTTTGATCCGTTGCGAAACGCCTGTGCAGATCGGCGAGCGACTGCTACGCACCGTGACCGAGCGCATCCCGCAGCGCTTCGGGCTCGATCCGTTGCAAGACATTCAGGTGCTCACGCCGATGAATCGCGGCGATCTTGGCACCCGCGCGCTCAATGCCAGCCTGCAGCGGGCGCTGAACGGCGCTGCCGAGCCGCGCGTCGAGCGCTTCGGCTGGGTGTTCGCCCCAGGGGATAAGGTGATACAGACGGTCAATAACTATGATAAAGAGGTGTTCAACGGCGATATCGGCCGGATTCTCAGCATCGACACCGACGCACGCGATCTGCGCGTGGCCTTCGACGGTCGGGTGCTGGTCTACGAATTTGGCGAGCTCGACGAGCTGGCGCTGGCCTATGCCATCAGCGTCCATAAAGCGCAAGGCTCGGAGTATCCCGCCGTGGTTATTCCGCTGTCGACCCAGCATTTCATGATGCTCAGGCGCAACCTGCTCTACACCGGCATGACGCGTGGCAAACGCCTGGTGGTGCTGATCGCCCAGCCACAGGCGCTGAGCATGGCTGCTGAGCAGACCGGGGAGGCGCGCTTGACCCGCCTTGCCAAGCGCCTGACAGCTAAAGCCCCGGCTACCCCAGAAGACCAATTTGTGGAATTTTCACCCCCTGCCCAGCAAAGCAACCCAACTGGCGAATCGGGAGAATGCGTATCGTGA